A single Petrotoga mexicana DSM 14811 DNA region contains:
- the trmB gene encoding tRNA (guanosine(46)-N7)-methyltransferase TrmB has protein sequence MSSYSYLQMYQINPKDIKRYPLEWNKIFGNSNKLIVEIGFGGGEFLVSLAKENNNYNYIGIETSLTSCHKIKKKLFQNNLNNIQIILEDAKFAIRELFSDNSINKVIVNFPCPWPKSKHAKNRLFDEKFIDTLSSVLEEVDGKVILTTDVFWYASDVKEKFLNNGCFEVKNISEVNQLPFKTRYEKKWENEGRKKYLLIAQKRCKKTIKRLLEGDFDLPHQKIKKVDFDKLQSLVGFKKSCKNKTIVIKDIYTKLDGSEYLVKVFSEDEGYIQSYFVNVSKMKEGWLIKLDDIAKAYRTPAVKEAVNIIAKEIEN, from the coding sequence TTGAGTTCTTATTCTTATTTACAAATGTATCAAATAAATCCAAAAGACATAAAAAGATATCCTCTAGAATGGAATAAAATTTTTGGAAATAGCAATAAGTTAATAGTTGAAATTGGATTTGGTGGTGGAGAGTTTTTAGTAAGTTTAGCCAAAGAGAATAATAACTATAATTACATTGGCATAGAAACATCTCTAACTTCTTGTCACAAAATTAAAAAGAAGCTTTTTCAAAATAATTTAAATAACATACAAATAATTCTTGAAGATGCAAAATTCGCTATTAGGGAGCTTTTTTCTGACAACTCGATTAATAAAGTAATAGTTAACTTCCCATGCCCATGGCCAAAAAGTAAGCACGCAAAAAACCGTCTTTTTGACGAAAAATTTATAGACACCTTATCGTCGGTATTAGAAGAAGTAGATGGAAAAGTAATTTTAACAACCGACGTTTTTTGGTATGCTTCTGATGTTAAAGAAAAATTTTTAAACAACGGATGTTTTGAAGTAAAAAATATTTCCGAAGTTAATCAGTTACCATTCAAAACAAGATACGAAAAAAAATGGGAAAATGAAGGAAGAAAAAAGTATTTATTAATTGCACAAAAAAGATGCAAAAAAACAATAAAAAGATTGTTAGAAGGGGATTTCGATTTGCCTCATCAGAAAATCAAGAAAGTAGATTTCGATAAATTACAATCTTTAGTTGGATTTAAAAAATCTTGTAAAAATAAAACTATAGTTATAAAGGACATATATACTAAATTAGATGGTTCAGAATATTTAGTGAAGGTTTTTTCTGAAGACGAAGGGTATATTCAAAGTTATTTTGTTAATGTCAGCAAAATGAAAGAAGGTTGGCTAATAAAATTAGATGATATAGCAAAAGCTTATAGAACCCCTGCTGTTAAGGAAGCGGTGAATATAATTGCCAAGGAGATAGAGAATTAA
- the hfq gene encoding RNA chaperone Hfq: MAEKFNLQDRFLNILRINKIEVKIYLEGGFQTSGVVRSFDDYTVLLEKNGEQSLVYKHAIKMMAPSKYIKLFQEQTSKDE; encoded by the coding sequence ATGGCAGAAAAATTTAATTTGCAAGACCGATTCTTGAACATCCTGAGGATTAACAAGATAGAAGTAAAAATTTATTTAGAAGGGGGATTTCAAACAAGCGGAGTGGTGAGATCTTTTGATGATTATACGGTTTTATTGGAAAAAAACGGTGAACAATCCTTGGTTTATAAACATGCCATAAAAATGATGGCACCTTCAAAATATATAAAACTTTTCCAGGAACAGACATCCAAAGATGAGTAA
- the rpsT gene encoding 30S ribosomal protein S20, protein MPNKKSAEKRVRQSEQRRQKNRGYQKRIKEISKEIDKKIQENAEREELMQLLSKSFKIIDTAKSHGAVHKNYAARKKSKLHLKVKKHLGEMAPESSPVNE, encoded by the coding sequence TTGCCAAATAAAAAATCAGCAGAAAAAAGGGTTAGGCAATCAGAGCAAAGAAGACAAAAAAATCGTGGATATCAAAAGAGGATTAAGGAAATTTCTAAGGAAATAGACAAGAAAATTCAAGAAAATGCCGAAAGGGAAGAATTGATGCAGTTATTAAGCAAGTCTTTTAAAATTATTGACACTGCAAAATCACATGGTGCTGTACATAAAAATTACGCAGCAAGGAAAAAATCAAAATTACATTTAAAGGTTAAAAAACATTTGGGTGAAATGGCGCCAGAAAGTTCCCCTGTAAATGAGTAA
- a CDS encoding M23 family metallopeptidase: MKKTFLISLYILIFSIFAISQLFQPPIKNSYITASFGEYRDTGVDPHFHTGIDFSTFNRKGEPVYTAAEGSLYKIWLNDPLYGNAIFLYHEDSDLISGYAHLSVFTDKISKYAQLVQNEFGNQRIEIIFPIGEIPINLNEVIAYSGDTGEAIAPHLHFEILKQSGDELVIYDPLEFLEYHEPREKSLELMRIRSNNKYFEVTENGETIVEYTGNYPRIEIRVREKLGDNSTILPKKISMYINGILTYKLDFSQIKESEVYKADVLFGYGSTSSIYWLKMYSDDYLSPIVINDFSALSYDTSATLNGEIVLEDIWGNEKVYKLKFIKP; this comes from the coding sequence TTGAAAAAAACTTTTTTGATATCTTTGTACATCTTAATATTTTCTATTTTTGCTATTTCTCAACTATTTCAGCCACCTATAAAAAACTCATACATAACCGCATCTTTTGGCGAATACAGAGATACTGGAGTGGATCCACATTTTCATACAGGGATAGACTTTTCTACTTTTAACAGAAAGGGAGAACCTGTTTACACGGCAGCTGAGGGTTCTCTTTATAAGATTTGGTTAAACGATCCTCTTTACGGCAATGCAATATTTTTATACCATGAAGACTCTGACTTAATTAGTGGCTATGCCCATTTAAGTGTTTTCACTGATAAAATATCTAAATATGCCCAATTAGTTCAAAACGAGTTTGGGAACCAAAGGATAGAAATTATTTTTCCCATAGGCGAAATTCCAATAAACCTCAATGAGGTTATAGCTTATTCAGGGGATACAGGAGAAGCCATAGCTCCTCACCTACATTTTGAGATTTTAAAACAGTCCGGAGATGAGTTGGTCATTTACGATCCCCTTGAGTTTTTAGAGTACCATGAACCAAGGGAGAAGTCTTTGGAATTAATGAGAATTAGATCTAATAACAAATATTTTGAAGTTACAGAAAATGGAGAAACCATTGTAGAATATACAGGTAATTATCCACGAATAGAAATTAGAGTACGTGAAAAGTTAGGAGACAACTCTACTATTCTTCCAAAAAAAATTTCTATGTATATCAACGGTATTTTAACTTATAAATTGGATTTCAGTCAGATCAAAGAGTCGGAAGTATACAAAGCTGATGTTTTATTTGGATATGGTTCAACATCTTCCATATACTGGTTGAAAATGTACTCGGACGACTATTTATCTCCAATAGTTATCAATGACTTTTCTGCACTTTCATATGATACCTCTGCAACTTTAAATGGAGAAATTGTTTTAGAGGACATATGGGGTAATGAAAAAGTTTATAAATTGAAGTTCATAAAACCATAA
- the metK gene encoding methionine adenosyltransferase, producing the protein MLFTSESVTEGHPDKICDQISDTILDAILEKEPEENKINARCAVETLVTRGLVVVTGEVRTTAYIDVPTLVRNTVLDIGYNRAKFGFDGETCAVITSIEEQSPDIALGVDRSFEVKSKEEEDPFEKIGAGDQGIMFGYATNETDAYMPLPILLAHRLAKRLSDVRKSNTVDFLRPDGKTQVTVEYDENNQPLGIETILISTQHSPDIKRQELEEAIKEHVITPVIPENLFTKNTKILINPTGRFVIGGPQADTGLTGRKIIVDTYGGWAPHGGGAFSGKDPTKVDRSATYMARYVAKNLVASGAADEVLIQLSYAIGVAQPVSINIDTKGTAKVDEEKIYKVVKEIFDFRPAAIISNLNLLQPIYKKTAAYGHFGRKDVEFPWERLDKVKELKAALGL; encoded by the coding sequence ATGCTCTTTACCAGTGAAAGTGTAACTGAAGGTCATCCTGATAAAATCTGTGATCAAATTTCTGATACAATACTTGATGCTATACTGGAAAAAGAACCCGAAGAAAATAAGATAAATGCCCGATGCGCTGTAGAAACTTTAGTGACAAGAGGGCTAGTTGTAGTAACTGGTGAGGTTAGAACTACTGCATATATAGATGTTCCGACGCTTGTCAGGAATACTGTTCTAGATATAGGTTATAACAGAGCTAAATTTGGATTTGATGGTGAAACATGCGCTGTAATTACTTCTATTGAAGAACAATCACCTGATATAGCATTGGGGGTTGATAGATCCTTCGAAGTTAAATCAAAAGAAGAAGAAGATCCTTTTGAAAAAATAGGAGCAGGAGATCAAGGCATTATGTTCGGGTACGCTACAAACGAAACGGATGCTTATATGCCTTTACCCATTCTCTTAGCTCACAGACTTGCAAAAAGATTATCCGATGTCCGAAAATCGAATACCGTGGATTTTTTAAGGCCCGACGGTAAAACTCAAGTAACAGTAGAATATGATGAAAATAATCAACCGCTAGGCATAGAGACTATACTCATTTCCACTCAACATTCGCCTGATATAAAAAGGCAAGAGTTAGAAGAAGCAATAAAAGAGCATGTAATAACTCCAGTCATACCGGAAAATCTTTTTACAAAAAATACAAAAATCCTTATCAATCCTACAGGAAGATTTGTAATCGGCGGGCCTCAAGCTGATACAGGACTCACCGGAAGGAAGATAATCGTTGATACATATGGTGGTTGGGCACCACATGGGGGAGGAGCTTTTTCAGGAAAGGATCCTACCAAAGTAGATAGATCCGCTACTTATATGGCAAGGTATGTAGCTAAAAATTTGGTGGCAAGTGGTGCGGCGGATGAGGTTTTAATTCAACTTTCCTACGCAATTGGTGTTGCACAACCTGTTTCAATAAATATTGATACGAAAGGTACTGCAAAAGTTGATGAAGAAAAGATATATAAAGTTGTGAAAGAGATATTTGATTTTAGACCTGCCGCAATAATTAGTAACTTAAATCTATTACAACCTATTTACAAAAAGACTGCTGCTTATGGACATTTTGGAAGAAAAGATGTAGAATTCCCATGGGAAAGATTGGATAAAGTTAAGGAATTGAAAGCGGCATTAGGTTTGTAA